In one Chitinophaga sancti genomic region, the following are encoded:
- a CDS encoding winged helix-turn-helix transcriptional regulator: MSVRTKETCSKHIIPVKDALDVLGGRWKLQLLIHLSFGPRRFNQLAKELAPITDRTLSKELKSLETNKIISRTEYDAFPPVVEYRITPHGESLFAVISELGNWGRAHRKMIMDK, encoded by the coding sequence ATGAGCGTAAGAACCAAAGAAACATGCAGTAAACACATCATCCCTGTCAAAGATGCCCTTGACGTGCTTGGTGGCAGGTGGAAACTCCAGTTACTGATCCATCTTTCCTTTGGTCCGCGCCGTTTTAACCAGCTTGCGAAGGAGCTGGCCCCGATTACAGACAGAACGCTTTCGAAAGAACTTAAAAGTCTGGAAACCAATAAGATAATTTCCCGTACCGAATACGATGCCTTTCCTCCCGTAGTAGAATACAGGATCACTCCCCATGGAGAGTCATTATTTGCCGTGATTTCAGAACTCGGCAACTGGGGCCGTGCCCATAGAAAGATGATTATGGATAAGTAA
- a CDS encoding tetratricopeptide repeat-containing sensor histidine kinase: MMHHFTIKGAATLVALLFFITSFGQDTAKVGRLYREGQRLILKTGVEKEDMDSAWVIARQIDSFSRHTHYMGGIGIGKLLTAKILNESHRNDGRREASLEALSLLNQYGSPTLQAEALIEVGGTYQNKAADLPKKIFYYKAGAQRYLDIKDYLHAGNMLEYTGELYNIASEYRQALKTLDSALILYKLSGFPRLHGLYSLMGSTYMFMSDFSNALRYNIMAIETGEKLHETGIIMSPIYNRLGMIYFSIEDYPPAIEYFNRGLRIAYLNHDTMSIQTIQMNIAYIYRKTGRFELALDSIRAAEKLSLHADDDDSAEVASRYLYIYLEKKDYAKAALYYKRLADIYNRHPNSPSAGQFTRLALASYLQRTGHLKESMPYLITAEQEAKNREEPISRMVQLYQLFYRADSAMGNIQAELGHFKQYKILGDSFTNIQKSRQLASLQLQFETSKKDQDIQLLTQKSALQEASLQKEKIFRNVIFGGVCTLLMILVLTYNRSRLKQRSNLQLQQKQEEINDQNELLRKLLVEKEWLLKEIHHRVKNNLQIVISLLNSQSIYLDNQDAIDAIRDSQHRMHAMSLIHQKLYQTDNLATIDMSWYIKELVAYMRESFPTETTITFQLQIAPLELDVAQAVPLGLILNEAVNNAIKYAFKGRQQGIISISLITLDDTHRELCIFDNGNGLPQQLNMEETTTLGMSLMRGLSEQLDGTFEVKSRQGTIITIVFPIAQKEMI, translated from the coding sequence ATGATGCATCATTTTACAATAAAGGGAGCGGCTACTTTGGTGGCCCTCCTGTTCTTTATAACTTCATTTGGACAGGACACCGCGAAAGTAGGCCGCCTGTACCGCGAAGGACAACGCCTGATCCTGAAGACGGGTGTTGAAAAAGAGGATATGGATTCTGCATGGGTCATTGCCAGGCAGATAGATTCCTTTAGCCGCCATACGCATTATATGGGCGGCATTGGCATTGGCAAACTCCTTACGGCCAAGATCCTCAATGAATCGCACAGAAATGACGGCCGCCGTGAAGCCAGCCTCGAAGCACTCTCTTTATTAAATCAATATGGCAGCCCCACCCTGCAGGCCGAAGCCCTCATCGAGGTGGGCGGTACTTACCAGAATAAAGCAGCAGATCTCCCCAAGAAAATATTTTATTACAAAGCCGGTGCACAACGTTACCTCGATATAAAAGATTACCTGCATGCCGGCAATATGCTGGAATATACAGGCGAGTTGTACAACATTGCCAGCGAATACAGGCAGGCATTAAAGACCCTTGATTCTGCACTGATCCTTTATAAGCTGAGTGGCTTTCCCCGTTTACATGGACTATACAGCCTGATGGGATCAACGTATATGTTTATGAGTGATTTTTCCAATGCCCTCCGCTATAATATTATGGCGATAGAAACGGGTGAGAAATTACATGAGACAGGGATCATCATGAGCCCCATCTACAACAGGCTGGGGATGATTTATTTCTCCATTGAAGACTATCCACCTGCGATTGAATACTTTAACCGTGGGCTCAGGATCGCTTATCTCAATCATGATACGATGAGCATCCAGACCATACAGATGAATATTGCCTACATCTACCGGAAGACAGGACGCTTTGAACTGGCATTAGATTCCATCCGTGCAGCGGAAAAGCTATCGCTGCATGCAGATGACGATGATTCTGCAGAAGTAGCTTCCAGGTACCTGTATATATACCTGGAGAAAAAAGACTATGCCAAAGCAGCGCTATACTATAAAAGACTGGCAGACATTTACAACCGTCATCCTAACTCACCTTCGGCCGGACAGTTTACACGACTGGCGCTCGCATCATACCTGCAGCGCACAGGACACCTGAAGGAAAGCATGCCTTATTTAATCACAGCGGAACAGGAAGCAAAGAACCGCGAGGAACCCATTTCCAGAATGGTACAGCTGTACCAGTTATTTTATCGTGCGGATTCTGCAATGGGCAATATCCAGGCAGAGCTGGGGCATTTTAAACAATATAAGATCCTGGGCGATTCATTTACAAATATCCAGAAATCCAGGCAGCTGGCCAGTTTGCAACTGCAATTCGAAACTTCGAAAAAGGACCAGGATATCCAGTTGCTCACGCAAAAAAGTGCTTTGCAGGAAGCATCCCTGCAAAAGGAGAAAATCTTCAGAAACGTGATCTTTGGAGGCGTGTGTACCTTGTTGATGATCCTGGTGCTGACCTATAACCGTAGTCGCCTGAAACAACGCAGTAACCTGCAATTGCAACAAAAGCAGGAGGAGATCAATGATCAGAATGAACTGCTGCGTAAACTACTGGTAGAAAAAGAATGGCTGCTGAAAGAGATCCATCACCGGGTGAAAAATAACTTACAGATCGTCATCAGCCTGCTGAATTCACAATCTATTTATCTTGACAACCAGGATGCGATCGATGCCATACGTGACAGTCAGCATCGCATGCATGCCATGTCGCTTATTCACCAGAAGCTATATCAGACGGATAACCTGGCAACGATTGACATGAGCTGGTATATCAAAGAACTGGTGGCATATATGCGGGAGAGTTTCCCCACGGAGACCACCATCACTTTTCAGCTGCAAATAGCGCCATTAGAGCTCGATGTTGCCCAGGCGGTACCATTGGGCCTCATACTGAACGAAGCGGTCAACAATGCCATTAAATACGCGTTTAAAGGCAGGCAACAGGGGATCATTAGTATTAGCCTGATCACACTGGACGATACACACCGGGAACTGTGTATTTTTGATAATGGAAACGGGTTACCCCAGCAACTGAATATGGAGGAAACCACCACACTGGGTATGAGCCTGATGCGGGGATTGAGTGAACAACTGGATGGAACTTTTGAAGTAAAGAGCCGGCAGGGAACGATCATCACAATCGTATTTCCCATTGCGCAAAAAGAAATGATATGA
- a CDS encoding sensor histidine kinase has product MKENRIRILYIDDEVHNLNAFKASFRRSYEIYTANSAQEGKQLLKSIDVHIIIADQKMPVSTGVEFFNEIKDTLPDPMRILLTGYTDVEDIIDAINKGHIFSYIKKPWDEHELHRTIQNAFEIYTTRKQLKEKIVELEKINDELNRFIYSTSHDLRSPLMSVLGIINLSRLDNSVTDPNGYLNMIEVCIQKLDGFIQKIIEYYRNSRLDVEYEKINFDHLLNECISQFKHQNTAIEFQVTVDQPVDFKGDTFRISVILNNLISNAVKYQKPDEVHPKVNLAVKVEPHKATLLISDNGIGILSEHLNNIFKMFFRSKNNNKPGSGIGLYIVKEALNKIGGTINVESKYGEGTQFEISIPNRNDFDS; this is encoded by the coding sequence ATGAAAGAAAACCGTATCAGGATTCTCTACATTGACGACGAAGTACACAACCTAAATGCTTTTAAAGCCAGCTTCCGCCGCAGTTATGAAATATATACAGCTAACTCCGCCCAGGAAGGCAAGCAGTTACTAAAGAGCATCGATGTACATATCATTATCGCTGACCAAAAGATGCCAGTATCTACAGGTGTTGAATTCTTTAATGAGATTAAAGATACACTGCCTGACCCTATGCGTATCCTGCTCACGGGCTATACTGATGTAGAAGACATTATCGACGCTATCAACAAGGGGCATATTTTCTCCTATATCAAGAAGCCATGGGATGAACATGAACTGCACAGAACCATCCAGAATGCTTTCGAAATATATACTACCCGCAAACAGCTGAAGGAAAAGATCGTAGAACTGGAAAAGATAAATGATGAACTGAATCGCTTTATCTATTCCACTTCCCATGACCTTCGCTCCCCGCTCATGTCTGTACTGGGGATCATCAACCTGAGCAGGCTTGATAACTCTGTGACTGACCCCAATGGTTATCTGAATATGATCGAAGTATGTATTCAGAAACTGGATGGATTTATCCAGAAGATCATTGAATACTATCGTAATTCAAGACTGGATGTGGAGTATGAGAAGATCAATTTTGACCATTTGCTGAATGAATGCATCTCGCAATTCAAGCATCAGAACACAGCCATTGAGTTCCAGGTAACGGTAGATCAGCCGGTGGATTTCAAAGGCGATACATTCCGTATCAGTGTAATTCTGAACAACCTGATATCGAACGCTGTTAAATATCAGAAGCCGGACGAGGTGCATCCTAAAGTGAACCTGGCAGTGAAAGTAGAGCCACATAAGGCAACACTGTTGATATCGGACAATGGTATCGGGATATTAAGTGAACACCTGAACAACATCTTTAAGATGTTCTTCAGATCTAAAAATAACAACAAGCCGGGTAGCGGCATTGGCCTTTATATAGTGAAAGAAGCGCTGAATAAGATAGGCGGCACAATCAATGTAGAATCCAAGTATGGAGAAGGTACACAATTTGAAATAAGCATTCCGAACAGAAATGATTTCGATTCCTGA
- a CDS encoding Rv1355c family protein → MRELEEHIKQQQPETDNYTPVFYRLGKAEEYTALTSLLSSNPHIRVHDHIVSQLKELIKISNPTKRLTPEEYEQHLAAYVGEQTLAEIGVWVYYPWADRVVHIVDEEDFIALRTSRNQHKIMKEEIERLRTKKIGVIGLSVGGSIALTIAMERVCGELRLADFDKIELTNMNRIRTGIHNIQVSKAVVAAREIAELDPFIKVRCFLDGATAQNLDEFFTGGGNLDVLVEECDGIDIKILSRIKAKALQIPVVMDTNDRGMVDVERFDLEPDRPLLHGFIPADLDMERLKGLSDAEKLPIFRPMVALDDMSARMKYSLSEIGKTITTWPQLASSVVLGGAAVTDTCRRILLDQYKNSGRYYVDFEQIFV, encoded by the coding sequence ATGAGAGAATTAGAAGAACATATAAAACAACAACAACCAGAAACAGACAATTATACACCAGTCTTTTATAGGTTGGGAAAAGCCGAAGAATATACAGCCCTTACCAGCTTATTGAGCAGTAACCCCCATATCCGCGTTCATGATCACATCGTATCCCAGTTAAAAGAACTCATTAAGATCAGTAACCCAACGAAGCGTTTGACCCCTGAAGAATATGAGCAGCATTTAGCCGCTTACGTTGGAGAGCAAACACTGGCAGAAATTGGCGTATGGGTATATTATCCCTGGGCTGACAGGGTTGTTCACATTGTAGACGAGGAAGATTTTATTGCATTGCGCACCAGCCGCAACCAGCATAAGATCATGAAGGAAGAAATTGAAAGACTGCGTACAAAGAAGATCGGTGTTATTGGGCTCTCAGTAGGTGGCAGCATTGCGCTGACCATTGCGATGGAACGGGTATGTGGAGAACTGAGACTGGCGGACTTTGACAAAATTGAACTAACCAATATGAACCGTATTCGTACGGGGATACATAATATACAGGTATCCAAGGCTGTGGTAGCAGCCAGGGAGATAGCGGAACTGGATCCTTTCATCAAAGTAAGATGTTTCCTGGACGGTGCCACAGCGCAAAACCTGGACGAATTCTTTACCGGTGGCGGGAACCTTGATGTGCTGGTAGAAGAATGTGATGGCATAGATATTAAAATACTGAGCCGGATAAAGGCAAAAGCCTTGCAAATACCGGTAGTAATGGACACCAATGACAGAGGGATGGTGGATGTAGAGCGTTTTGACCTTGAGCCAGACAGACCTCTGCTGCATGGATTTATCCCTGCCGATCTGGACATGGAAAGGTTAAAAGGACTGAGTGACGCAGAGAAATTACCCATCTTCCGTCCAATGGTTGCCCTGGATGATATGTCTGCCAGGATGAAATACTCCCTGAGCGAAATTGGTAAAACCATTACCACCTGGCCCCAGCTTGCCTCTTCTGTCGTATTAGGAGGTGCTGCTGTCACTGACACCTGCAGGCGTATATTGCTGGATCAATACAAGAACTCCGGCAGGTATTATGTAGACTTCGAGCAGATATTTGTTTAA
- a CDS encoding response regulator, giving the protein MISIPDLRVILIDDNEVDLLLHEKLIAIQQISRTVLAFNNANKALEFLSSNITLPRIPPTVILLDIQMPEMDGFDFLEAFDSYPTKIKSQCHVIMVSSSLDYSDISRTYANPMVVKLLKKPLLAKELTAAVTDIFRDFS; this is encoded by the coding sequence ATGATTTCGATTCCTGATTTACGTGTGATTTTGATAGATGACAATGAAGTGGACCTTCTATTGCACGAAAAGCTGATTGCTATACAGCAGATCAGCCGGACAGTGCTTGCTTTTAATAATGCCAATAAAGCGCTTGAGTTTCTATCGTCTAATATAACTTTACCTCGTATACCTCCCACCGTTATCCTGCTGGATATACAGATGCCGGAGATGGATGGATTTGATTTCCTGGAGGCTTTTGATAGCTATCCCACCAAGATCAAATCGCAGTGCCATGTAATTATGGTATCCTCCTCGCTGGATTATAGTGATATCAGCCGCACGTATGCAAACCCGATGGTTGTAAAACTGCTAAAGAAGCCGCTGCTGGCAAAGGAACTGACGGCAGCAGTGACTGATATTTTCAGGGATTTTTCCTGA
- a CDS encoding FMN-dependent NADH-azoreductase — translation MRILHVITSPRRSQSYSVQLGNAIVDKLVAAHPGSTVVVRDLAAAPFPHLEEAHIQSFFTPEENRSAAQISAIANSDEAIAELQAADVVVIGAPMYNFSITSNLKSWLDHIARRGKTFNYGANGPEGLVKGKQVYLAISTGGVYSEGVMKIYDYTENYLRAVLGFMGMTAVKVVRAEGLSVPGVQDTAMEKAYEAITV, via the coding sequence ATGAGAATATTGCACGTAATCACCAGCCCGAGAAGATCCCAGTCGTATAGCGTACAATTAGGAAATGCCATTGTAGATAAACTGGTTGCAGCTCACCCCGGTAGCACCGTAGTAGTACGTGACCTGGCAGCAGCACCGTTCCCACACCTGGAAGAAGCACATATCCAGTCTTTCTTTACCCCGGAAGAAAACAGATCCGCAGCGCAAATCAGTGCAATTGCCAATTCTGATGAAGCGATTGCTGAACTGCAGGCAGCAGATGTGGTTGTGATTGGCGCGCCAATGTATAACTTCAGTATCACTTCTAACCTGAAATCATGGTTGGATCATATTGCCAGAAGAGGAAAGACTTTCAATTATGGCGCAAATGGTCCTGAAGGACTGGTAAAAGGAAAGCAGGTATACCTGGCTATTTCTACAGGTGGTGTATACTCCGAAGGAGTAATGAAGATATATGATTATACAGAGAATTACCTGAGAGCCGTATTAGGTTTCATGGGCATGACAGCTGTAAAGGTAGTTAGAGCAGAAGGCTTGTCTGTACCCGGGGTACAGGATACTGCGATGGAAAAAGCCTATGAAGCGATTACCGTATAA
- a CDS encoding sensor histidine kinase, whose translation MFRIITLWLLALLCYEHTQAAAPFVYEEGMPITRIGKYLELFTDKTNKLGIGEVQKVTFASPGENVPNLQITPYTHWARFSIDNPGAARKLLLEVEYPTIDDITLFELMPDGSFKETRLGEFTQFHNRIYDHQNYIFPLIFQAHSTHLYYLRIKAGEQLQLPIYVGTKDQVSTKNSSRGLIFGLYVGVILAMSFYNLFIFLSTKDNSYLTYVAYNIFVGLTQATLQGFAFRFLWPSWPWLAMHASVLVPIFNGLTALMFVQQFLQTKQHYSRGHRLINYLIYAYLLCFIPALLNWYTIAQIWVQLVVFAAAIIVFIVPLKMSRMGYSSARFFLLAWSVFLVSVIIFVLRNMNVLPYNDFTYYALQIGSGMEALLLSFALAHKINVFRAEALQASQENERLVREQNIILEDKVHKRTEELQTTNDELSVAMKNLKDAQTQLVEREKMASLGQLTAGIAHEINNPINFVTSNIKPLKLDIADIRTLLDKYDGLATASDVKSELQDIAAYKQEIDIDYIHEEIASLIKGIEDGATRTAEIVKGLRTFSRLDESDVKSVDLHEGLDSTLVLLKNNIPPNVKVIKHYGTLPKIECYAGKMNQVFMNILTNAFNAIKTHSDGREESVTITTRQENEMAVISIKDTGPGMTEKVKEKIFDPFFTTKDVGEGTGLGLSIVFSIIEKHQGRILVNTAPGEGAEFIIYLPLKIAVMA comes from the coding sequence ATGTTCCGGATCATTACCTTATGGTTACTTGCCCTATTATGCTATGAGCATACACAGGCAGCTGCTCCCTTTGTATACGAGGAGGGCATGCCCATCACCCGCATTGGCAAGTACCTTGAATTATTTACAGACAAGACCAACAAACTTGGTATAGGAGAAGTACAAAAAGTCACTTTTGCCTCACCGGGAGAAAATGTTCCCAATCTCCAGATTACGCCCTATACGCACTGGGCGCGATTTAGCATTGACAATCCCGGCGCCGCCCGCAAACTGCTGCTGGAAGTAGAATACCCCACCATCGACGATATTACCCTCTTTGAGTTAATGCCTGACGGCAGTTTCAAAGAAACCAGGCTGGGGGAATTCACCCAGTTTCACAACAGGATTTACGATCATCAGAACTATATATTCCCGCTCATATTCCAGGCTCACAGTACCCATTTGTACTACCTGCGCATCAAGGCGGGCGAGCAGTTGCAACTGCCTATTTACGTAGGTACCAAAGACCAGGTAAGCACCAAGAACAGCTCCAGGGGCCTCATTTTCGGCTTGTATGTCGGGGTCATCCTCGCGATGTCGTTCTATAACCTCTTTATCTTCCTTTCCACCAAGGATAACAGTTACCTGACCTATGTTGCCTACAACATTTTTGTAGGCCTTACACAGGCAACGCTGCAGGGCTTTGCCTTCCGCTTCCTCTGGCCTTCGTGGCCCTGGCTGGCCATGCATGCCTCTGTACTGGTACCGATCTTCAATGGATTAACCGCTTTGATGTTCGTTCAGCAATTCCTGCAAACGAAACAACATTACAGCCGTGGACACCGCCTCATCAACTACCTCATTTATGCGTACCTGCTATGCTTTATTCCGGCGTTGCTGAACTGGTATACCATTGCACAGATATGGGTACAGCTGGTGGTATTTGCAGCCGCCATCATCGTATTTATCGTGCCGCTCAAAATGAGCCGGATGGGCTATAGTTCCGCCCGTTTCTTCCTGCTGGCATGGTCAGTATTCCTGGTGAGTGTTATTATTTTCGTGTTGCGCAATATGAATGTGCTGCCATACAATGACTTTACCTATTATGCCCTGCAGATAGGCTCAGGTATGGAAGCCCTGCTCCTCTCCTTCGCACTGGCACATAAGATCAATGTATTCAGAGCCGAAGCCCTGCAGGCCTCCCAGGAGAATGAGCGCCTGGTAAGGGAGCAGAATATCATACTGGAAGACAAGGTGCATAAACGTACAGAAGAGTTGCAAACCACCAACGACGAACTGAGTGTAGCCATGAAGAACCTGAAAGATGCACAGACACAACTGGTGGAAAGAGAAAAAATGGCTTCCCTGGGTCAGCTCACGGCAGGTATTGCACATGAGATCAACAACCCGATTAACTTCGTTACGTCTAATATCAAACCGCTTAAACTGGATATTGCAGATATCAGAACACTGCTCGACAAGTATGACGGACTGGCCACGGCTAGTGATGTGAAGTCAGAACTGCAGGACATTGCCGCTTACAAACAGGAGATAGACATCGACTATATACACGAAGAAATTGCCTCCCTGATCAAAGGTATTGAAGATGGAGCCACCCGCACAGCTGAGATTGTAAAAGGATTGCGTACCTTCAGCCGGCTGGATGAAAGTGATGTGAAGTCAGTTGACCTGCACGAAGGGCTGGACAGCACGCTGGTACTCCTTAAGAACAACATTCCACCGAATGTAAAGGTGATAAAGCACTATGGTACCCTGCCCAAAATAGAATGCTATGCCGGCAAAATGAACCAGGTGTTCATGAACATTCTGACCAATGCCTTCAATGCAATTAAAACCCATTCCGATGGCAGGGAAGAAAGTGTAACTATCACTACCCGGCAGGAAAATGAGATGGCTGTAATCAGTATTAAAGATACCGGCCCGGGGATGACTGAAAAGGTTAAGGAAAAGATCTTTGATCCTTTCTTTACCACCAAGGACGTAGGAGAAGGTACAGGGCTGGGCCTTTCCATTGTATTTAGTATCATAGAAAAACATCAGGGACGCATATTGGTAAATACTGCCCCCGGGGAAGGTGCAGAATTTATTATATATTTACCGCTGAAGATAGCCGTTATGGCCTAG